In the Salarias fasciatus chromosome 13, fSalaFa1.1, whole genome shotgun sequence genome, one interval contains:
- the LOC115399242 gene encoding arylsulfatase I has translation MTSELAENFSSNCSHKLTASVVLCLQQRPLPAASDAELLTSVCGRPRCIASTTRSVRSEMSPMSSAAGRAVLLRMRGGICSVPLLVIVGMTLLGGFGCFARNKSVDTKEMQRPKPPHLIFVMVDDQGYGDIGYHGSDIHTPALDQLAAEGVKLENYYVQPICSPSRSQLMTGRYQIHTGLQHSIIRPRQPLCLPPDLPTLPERLVEAGYATHMVGKWHLGFCRPGCLPTGRGFQSFLGTLTGSGDHFSYQSCDGAEACGFDLHDGDRPAWEMSGNYSTLLYIERVKQILRSHDPRTPLFLYLSLQAAHTPLQAPDHFLHHYDSQSNRLRRHYAAMVSCLDDGISQVVQELKTRGLYQNSVLVYSSDNGGQPLSGGSNWPLRGGKGTYWEGGIRAVGFVHSPLLKRKGVVSKALMHVSDWYPTLLGLAGSRGSLHGLDGHNVWRSISEGRPSPRTEILFNIDPVSRKPGEPYDKALILNGFGIWDTAVRAAIRAGDWKLLTGNVGDGDWIPPQALPDGPERWQKLEKQRNAPGKSVWLFNVTADPYERFDLAEARPHVVKHLLTRLAEYNQTAVMTKNPPDDPMADPELHGGVWSPWLGPDGQEQDGRKERMMKIKHCKLCKLKALFKKVGSRLQRNTLF, from the exons ATGACAAGTGAGTTAGCTGAGAACTTCAGCTCTAACTGCAGCCACAAACTGACCGCCTCTGTGGTCCTGTGCCTCCAGCAGCGCCCCCTCCCAGCAGCCTCCGATGCTGAACTCCTGACCTCGGTTTGTGGCAGACCGCGCTGCATCGCTTCCACGACTCGCAGTGTCCGGAGCGAGATGAGTCCCATGTCATCTGCTGC AGGCAGAGCTGTTTTGCTGAGGATGAGGGGAGGGATCTGTTCGGTGCCTCTCCTAGTGATAGTAGGTATGACTTTGCTCGGTGGCTTCGGATGTTTTGCTCGAAACAAGTCTGTGGAcacaaaagaaatgcaaagGCCCAAACCGCCACACCTCATCTTTGTCATGGTGGACGACCAGGGATATGGAGACATCGGCTACCACGGCTCAGACATCCACACACCTGCGTTGGACCAGCTGGCAGCAGAAGGGGTCAAATTGGAAAATTATTACGTCCAGCCAATCTGCTCGCCCTCCCGCAGTCAACTCATGACAGGCCG TTACCAAATTCACACTGGACTTCAACATTCCATCATTCGACCACGACAGCCCCTCTGCCTGCCTCCAGACCTGCCCACCCTGCCAGAGCGCCTGGTGGAAGCTGGATATGCCACGCACATGGTGGGGAAGTGGCACCTGGGCTTCTGCAGGCCGGGCTGCCTCCCCACAGGAAGGGGCTTTCAGAGTTTCCTGGGGACGCTCACCGGCAGTGGAGACCACTTCTCTTATCAGAGCTGCGACGGGGCTGAAGCCTGTGGTTTTGACCTGCATGACGGAGACAGGCCTGCGTGGGAGATGAGCGGGAACTACTCCACGCTGCTCTACATCGAGAG AGTGAAGCAAATCCTGAGGAGCCACGACCCCCGAACACCACTCTTTCTCTATCTGTCCCTCCAGGCAGCACACACACCCTTACAGGCGCCCGATCATTTTCTGCACCACTATGATTCCCAGAGCAATCGTCTGCGGCGGCACTACGCAGCCATGGTGAGCTGCCTGGATGACGGGATCTCGCAGGTGGTCCAGGAGCTGAAGACTCGCGGCCTCTATCAGAACTCAGTGCTGGTCTACTCATCTGACAATGGAGGGCAGCCGCTGTCTGGAGGGAGCAACTGGCCCCTGAGAGGTGGAAAAGGGACTTACTGGGAAGGGGGAATCCGGGCCGTGGGTTTTGTGCACAGCCCCCTCCTGAAGAGAAAGGGTGTCGTCAGCAAAGCTCTGATGCACGTCTCCGACTGGTATCCCACTTTACTGGGTCTTGCTGGATCGCGAGGGTCTCTCCATGGCCTGGATGGCCACAATGTGTGGAGGAGCATCAGCGAGGGGCGACCAAGTCCCCGCACTGAAATCCTCTTCAACATTGACCCAGTCTCCAGGAAGCCCGGGGAGCCATATGACAAGGCACTCATCCTCAACGGCTTTGGGATCTGGGACACAGCCGTCAGGGCGGCCATCAGAGCCGGCGACTGGAAGCTACTGACTGGAAACGTGGGTGACGGGGACTGGATACCACCTCAGGCTCTTCCCGACGGTCCCGAGCGGTGGCAGAAGCTCGAGAAGCAGCGCAACGCTCCGGGGAAGTCAGTGTGGCTGTTCAACGTCACCGCCGACCCGTACGAGAGGTTCGACCTCGCCGAGGCTCGTCCACATGTGGTGAAACATTTGCTCACCAGGCTGGCAGAGTACAACCAGACAGCTGTGATGACCAAGAATCCTCCAGATGATCCCATGGCCGATCCAGAACTGCATGGCGGAGTGTGGAGTCCGTGGCTGGGCCCGGACGGGCAGGAGCAGGATGGCAGGAAAGAACGGATGATGAAGATCAAACACTGCAAATTATGCAAACTGAAAGCCCTCTTCAAGAAGGTGGGATCTCGTCTGCAGAGAAACACCTTATTCtaa